GTGGTGATGACAGGACTGCCGTCCGTGCCGCCCGCTCGCGGTCAACTCGTGCAGCTTTGCGGGTCGATCATTCGCATGTCAACCAAGCGCGTGGTGCCGTACGCATCGCGGTTAATGTGCCCGCGATGCCGTGATACTATCGAGATATTCACAAACCCCTTCGACCGCGCGACGGAGACCAAGACACAGTGCTCGCAACCAGCCTGCAAGCACGAGCCGATGCAAGTGATTAGCCAAGTTTGGATGGACTACGCCGAGTgccggctgcagcagcggtccaACCAGTCGGGCCGCCTGCCTCGGAGCGTCCTTGTCACGCTGGATGACGAGCTCAGCATGAAGTGCTCGGTGGGCCAGTTCGTAGAGGTGGTGGGGCTTGCCTTTCCTAAATGGCGGCATGTTTTCCCATCTAGCAGACCCACCATCGAGCCGGCCATCTGGGCGATCAACGTACTCCCAATGGAAGCGTACCGCGGGGCAGCTACAACAACGAGCGGTGCACCGGGACTGCGTCGCCGCAATGGTAAGACGGACCGGCCAAAGTTCAACCCGGAgcacttcttcacctccttctGCAAGAACAAGCGCAAGCGTGGCGTGACGTTGACGCGTTCTGTGTGCCCACATCTCTCGGGGCTTTTCGCACCCCGCCTcgcagtgctgctctctGCCCTCGGCGGGACGTCGACGACGGGGAAGACCTCCATGCACGTGCGCAACACAATTCACTGTCTCTACGTTGGCGACCCCTCGACTGGTAAGACGCAACTATTGCGCTTTGCCGCGGCCATCGCGCCACGCAGCACCTCAACGACCGGCATgggcagcacctccgccggTCTTACAGTGGCAGCCGCAAAGGAGCATGGCGAGTGGGTGCTGGAGCCTGGCGCCTTGGTGTTGAGTGATGGCGGCTCCTGCATCATTGACGAGCTACGCACTGTCTCTCCAGCTGATCGTGCCTCACTGCATGAGGCAATGGAGCAGCAGACCATTTCTGTGGCAAAGGGCGGCCTCGTCACGAAGCTGCGCACAGCCTGCGCGGTCTTGTCAGCCTGCAATCCCCCTGcccgccgcggtggccgcaCAGAGATCGGTGTTGGCGGCCCACTGCTGAGCCGCTTCGACTTTATCTTTCTTCTTTGGGACACACCGCAGCCGGAGGTGGATGCGCGAATTGCGTCGCACATGCTGCGGGCAAACACTGGGGCACAAACGTCGCTGGAAGAGGATGAgctgacggtggaggaggtggcacgGTACCTATGGTGGGTGCGCACGCAGTacggcgctgcagacggtcctcttctctccgaCTCGGCCGCTGACCTCTTGGGCCGCTACTACGAGatacagcggcagcgcggcgccagTCCGTCTCTGGACGACGCGGTACCGGTGACGGTGCGGTTCCTCGAATCCCTTGTGCGACTTGCACAGGCGCATGCGAAGCTGCACCTACAGACGGTGTGCACGCTGGAGGACGCTGCAATGGCAGTGTTTCTCATGGAGCGCACCGCGTATAGCCTCAAGTGCCCGCTGGACGCTGTCGAACCTGGGGTGTGCAGCAGTTCGCGTGAGTTGGACGAGGTGTTTCTCTCAGACGACCATGAGTCCCTCGCTCAGCAGGATGCGGTGCTGTCCGCCATCATCGATGTCATCTTTCACTATCAGCTGCCGTCAGCGGACTCCTTTAATGGTGCCGAGAcaagaggtgaaggagagatTGCTTTGGCGGACCTTCCCTTCATGCGGGCGATGCGCATCACTGACGCTTCCCAGTACAGGAATTCCTCTTTGCCCACCGGCAATGTTGTaagcgaggacgacgaggccaACGGCTCACTGCTGACTCAGCGGAAGGTTCTCTCAGCCTCCTTGCATGCCAAGACTCTCGTCGCCATCTCCAGCGCTGAGCggctggcggaggaggtTGGGCGGACCTCTGGCACCGCCTACAGCGTTGCTCGCTATGCTGGTTCCAGTATTGAACTGGCCGCTGACTCGTCGCCCACAACCGTGGCGGCTCTGTTGCGCTCTCAGCACATGCGTCAATCTGTGTCTGTTGCTGCGGCCGTGGCGGTCCCCGGCGTACCCTCTGCATTGCCTGCCTCTCAGTCACGCCCTCTTCCCGCTCACGTCGAAGCGGAAAAGGTACCAGAGTACACAGAGTTGTGGACTGGGAAGAGGCCGAGAGAGGAAGCCGAGGATGAGGTGCTGCTAACGGATAGCGACCACCAATCTACACCCTCCAgcgcgccgctctcgcaACCAGTGCCGGCTCGTCCGCTGCCATCACCGTCCTTGTCCATTCCTGAAACGAGCTCACCGCCGTACTCGCTCCGGTCAAACGGTACGCGTAAACGGTCTGCTGAGGACATAATGCGTAGTCTTCGATTTCATCCTTGATGATGGGACTTGCTCTTTTCGTATCGTGCTTGCCTGCTCTATTCGTCCGGTGATTAAACGAGTTATTCCCGGAGAAATTAAACTGCATgcatgtgcgcgcgcacacacacacagtcatgTGCACCGCGATAAAACGCGTCTAACGACTTTGAACTCGGTCGCAATGAGCTGTGTATGCGAGCCACCTGTGGGTGCGCAAGCCTGAGCGTGAGCAACAAGAGCTGCCCACTTTCCGCCACATATTTCTCGATGGCCAGTGAGGCCAGGCGTCTGGCTGAGCATTCTTTTTGCTCCTGCACTTGGCTGCCTCATGTGCAACATGGAACTACATAAGAGGGAGGTACATGTGTCTTTCATTAGCGAAGAGATGCGCAGCGCGATGTCCCATGCATTTCTTGTTCTCTGTCTTGCTGGTACATTGTGGAATACTGATAAGGTCGCTGTCCAGGTGGAATCGGTCCCCATCGACGCAGATCTCATCGAGAGACGTACTCGCCAATGGCCATATGTGAACCCTCAttctctcctctgtttcGTTGCGtacgcctctcttccctcccacTTCTCCGTACATACCCTCCTCTGCTCCCTTTTACACCACCCTCGGTGGGACGACTACCGTCTCCTTACGATCTCCCCTTGTGATGCCGTTCCTTGCCCTGCCTACCTAATCACCCACGCACTcatgcgcttctctctcaaACAAAGCGACAATCACGAGTTTTTACAACACCTGCTCCCATAAGGTTACTGCATGTTGCCTATATTTGCTTAGCACTTTTCTTCTTAATCTATTTTCTTGAATTTttgtcctcctcacctctcttgtAACTTTACTGCCGTGTGTATTTGTTTGCTGAGTGCTACGCCTCGTGCAGTGAGCCTTTCGCCTTGTAATACCTGCAGCCCCCGCAGAATCGTAGAGCGTGgactgagagagggagaaagtcGTAGAGCAATCGACTtcggccccctccccctcttttgcttcttcttctaCACTCTGTGCgacctccttttttctctgcccGCTGCGCGTTTCCTCgttctgtttttcttgttctttggcgtgcgtgcgtgcgcgttgacttgtgtgtgtgtgtgtgggtgcgggtgtgtTGTTGTCCGTCTCTTCCGCTTCCGCCTCAAAAAAAAAGTCTCGCTAGATTCTTTTGGCTGAGCGTGCTAGGGCCGCTCTAATTTAGAGAAAGGAGTAGAGCACGAAGGAAAATACAACCCAAACGAGGCACACCAAATCCGAGAAGCGGGGAAACGAAGCGGCTCAGTCTTGCATGTAGCGCTCGACGTGCCTAGTTAAGAAAGTTGCTACTTTCATTCTTGTTCTTCTCTACTCCGTTCGTGTGTCTCCATTGTGGTGAGTTTTTGTATTCTTCGCAGTGTCGAGTatttttgtttctccttgTCCACATGTACGACTGCCTTACAAAATTGGTTTAATGATCTTTTCGTCTCCTTTGCTTGTGTGCACGCAACCCAGGACTGCTAGAgggtgcagaggaggaagagagtcTAGAGGCTGAAACAAGAAAACTGCTGACTGGCTGGAACCTACACCGTTACTCCCCCTGTGTGACCACCATCGACTTAGAAGGTTAGTCACTCCTCTTTGCATTCCGCTCTGTTGGGCCTCTCACGTACGTTCTTATGTGAAGCTGCAGTTGGCGTCTCTACGACATTCCTTTGGAgattttttctttttagtTGTATGTCCTGTGTCTTTTAAAGACTTTAACCACCGCACCGTCCTacgccacccacccgccGGAAGCGCCTCGCATACATAACAAAGAGGGAGTTAAAAGGGGAAGGACACCCCATAACAAGAAACACTTCGCTAGGTATCGCCGCCACGAAACTGAAAAGCAAAGCCGCCTTTATCCGGCAGCTCTCTGCTACGATGAGCGCGTCGGCAAACGCGTTTCCGGCGCTGCCGGATACCTTCAAGTTGCCCTCTGTCGCAACCGTGACTCGCAAGCCGGTCCGTGTGGTGCGACAGACACGCGCTTTGCCTGCCATGACCCGTGGCTTGGTTGCGCCGGCGCCGTCATCGACGCCATCTCTCTATCCGCAGAGTCTCTGGTGGGACGCACAGCAAGGCAACGAGGACACAGATAAGATGACGCGCAAGCGCACCTACTGGGCGAGCGACTACCCTCCTATTGTCGTGGGCAAGTATGTGACAGACCCGACAGGAAAGGACTTTTCGGACCCGCGCTACGTGCCCGCggggacggcggcgcgctcTCGGTCATCATCGCGCACCATAGTCAAGAGCGACGCAAGCACGGTCGCTCTTAGCCGTGTCGCCAGCTCCGTGACGACGTACTCCAGCTGCACCACAACCTCCTCGACCGTTCAAGGGTCtgaagaagacgaagagaacGCTGCGATGCAGATCGCTGTAAAGCGGAAGCTGCttacggtggtggtgcctatctacccctcctccgctgcgaGCTTTTTCTTCCCGACGTCGTACGTGCATTCATCTCGTGACTCGACGGATTGGCGAGGTCTACCAAAGAAAATTAACGACGATCTGCACCCCGACGACCGCACCaatgtctccctctcctttgtgtctgtgcgcgagAACAACCTGAACCGAATGGGATTATACAAGATTGGCCCCGGCGCTGTCGCCTTCAGCGCTGTCATCAAGGCCTTTGAGGCGGGCGGACTCAGATACACGGACTCCAACAAAGACTTCAACATATTGTGGGCCAAGCGGGCCACCGTCTACACCCTGTCCTCGCTGAACGCGTACCAGAAGGTGAACCACTTCCCCGGCACGTGGGGTGTGGGGCGAAAGGATCGGCTGGCCAGCAACATTCGCCGCATGcagcgcttcttcagcgACGACGCCTTTGACATTGTGCCAAAGTCCTTCCTAATTCCGCAAGACGaagcggagctgcgccgcgatGCGGAGATGAACCCCGGCACCCCAGAGAAGCCGCTGATCTACATTGTCAAGCCCGGCGCGTCGAGCTGTGGACGAGGGATTCATCTGTTCAAGGGCGTGCCCCCCATGCCGCGGGGGGTGGGCCGCGAAAAGGAGATGGTGTGCCAGAGGTACATTGGCAACCCTTTGCTCATCTATGGCCGGAAGTTTGACCTACGGCTCTACTGCGTCGTCACCTCGTTCGACCCATTGCGGATCTACCTCTTCGATGAGGGTCTCGTGCGATTTGCGGCAAAAAAGTACCGAGGACCCGACCAGGACCTCGATAACATTCACGTGCACCTTACCAACTACTCCGTTAACAAGACAGCGGAGCTGAGCAAGGAAAGCAACGGTAAGGATTACGATAGTGATGATCCACTTGACATCAAGTGGTGCCTCTCCGACTTCAAGCGGCACTTGGCGTCCCACCACCCGCTGGGGCTGGATGCGTGGTACCGCATTCAGTCAGAGTGCGAGGATGTAGTGATAAAGACATTCCTCAGTATTGAACACAGTgtcgtggaggaggtgactcGCAACTGCGCTGATTCCAGCGGACGCAACTGCTTCGAGCTGTTTGGGCTGGACTTGATGGCGGACACCAACCTCAAGGTGCGACTGCTGGAGGTTAACATCATGCCATCGTTGGCGACAGCCAGCTCTCTTGACAAGGCCGTGAAGTCCCGCATGCTAGCCCATCTATTGACGCTGGTGCGTGTCATTCCGTATCGTCGGGATAGTCAGCTGGACCCCGACAATGCGGAGGGCACCTACGTGCCACGCGGCATTCAACGGCAGGCAGGGGAGCGCACGTACAAATTTGGCAAGCATCCTTTTCCGAGCCTTCGCATTCTGGAGCGGCCGCTGCTAACCACCTTCAACGACCCGAGAAACGAGGACTCGCTCCTATCGAAGGCTGAGTTGCTCATGCTACGCGAGtatgaggaggagctgcagtgtGCCGGCGGCTTTCGATGTGTCTACCCCGTTGGGCACACCGTTGAGCGATACCTTCCGTACTTCTCGCATGGTGTTCGTCGCAGCAACTACCTGctggcgtcggcggcggtgatgaggtcgcagctgccgccgcatcaGCGGCTCTTCGAGTAATGCGGAAAGGATACACGCTGTCACcgaggaggtgcggctgCATTGTGAGCCGAACTCTGAGAAGAGGCATCCAATGGAAGGGTGTGGAGTGAGTGAGACGTGCGGGGAGGAGCGAGccggatgtgtgtgtgctctgtTCGAGGGCATTTTACTCTGGACACTCATTCAGTGACGAGGTGCGTAAGCTGCTCGCAACGGAGGGCAACCTACACTACCACGcaacgccgccactgcaAGGGCAGTACCGTCGACTAATTAAAGATGCTTGTGAGAGAGCGGCGGCTGTCTCTTTGTTTCACGCCTGGGTAAATACGGTTTGCTTGGGTGTTGCCATTGTACTTCCTCTTCCTGGCCGCCTTTCTGTGAATATagaggagggtgggtggtctcgctcctcttctccttgatCTGGTGCACGTAGATTGATGTGATGGCGACGCACCTCTGCGGGTGTGAATACTGTCATGAATAGTTGATcctattttttttctccttcgtGACTTGTGTGGGCGCTCTATCAGACCATACGACCATGTCAATAGTCTCTCTGTATTACAACCTCTCAATCCCCTACACTACCTCTCCCAGTTTCTGTGTGAAGAGGTTTCGCACTCCCCGCCACTTTTGGCGTTTACGGCCTACGGAGCTTGATTGTTTCTCAGCCCTTCGACGCGCATCTTGTCGTCGCATGTGCGCCCACGTCTTTGCTATCTACACCCTCCCCTGCAttttgcccctccccccctccactccccctccgcctccctctctttgcacATCGATTTATTGCTTTAGTTTATATCGCTCTCCATCGGGTCCAACGCACATTGCGCTTGTCTTCCTTTTCGGTTTCTTCTACTGCAGTGGTTTGCTAAAGGGCCCTTGCCAGAGACTTCGCTTTCGGTGTTTACTGTTGCTtatcttttctctcccccttcccagCACTCTCCAGTCATCATCATGCTGGACTACCTCATCCCAATCGGCATGGCCCTGGCTGGCGTCTTCATCATGATGTTCATCTTCCAGAACATCAGCACATCAGAGATTGGCAGCGACTCGATCGTACCCGCTCGCAAGCCGCGCTCCAAGAGATCGCAGCGTCCGTCGCAGAAGTACACGGACGACGTGCTGGACCTGGCCACTGAGCAGCTTATCGCGTGTGAGGTGGCCCGAAACCCGTCTGGTATGATTACTGACAGCAAGACAGTGACGCCGCAGACACTCGATAGCATCCGTGGTCGCCGGCAggccaaggaggagggccAGCGCACCCAGACTCATGCCAAGGTTAGTGAGCGCCAGAAGCAGTCCGCGAAGGACCAGGGCTTTAAGGTGGTGGAGAACCTGAAGGGCTTACCGAaacagcaacaccagcagGAGAAGCCGCAGTTCGAGTCGGAATCGGCCACGTCTATCGAGGATCTTGATCGTAAGCTGAGCCTTTTCTTTAAAACCAACGGCTCCCGAAAGGTCAAGGAGGTGAATCtcaaggaggaggtgccggCCGAGAGCGGCTTGAACCGCGGTCACGTTGTCCTGAAAGGCGACTTGAGCAAGGCAAAGTGCTGGTGAGCGCTACCCACGCAGTCCGTGCTCGCGTGTgcaaggaagggggtgggggaatAGGAAGAGGGTTGCACATGTAACTcgcaccttctcccttttttctcatGTTCGCCATGCTCACACAAGCGTACGGATGTGTGTGTCagctgcttccctcctcaTTGTAGGCTAATGAGctgttttgctctcttctcggTTGTTGTTATGAGTGGGTTGtgagacggtggcggcggtgccgagcCATCCTTGTTGTCCACCGATGTCCGAGCTCATGCGCGTGAGGTACTTTTGTTGACACTATGAGTAACTCACTGTGACTCCATTCAAGGACCATGGCGACTGGCAGGCACCAGACGACGCGTGAGTCGGCGTATGATCTGTTTGTTTTTGATATCCGCATGGGTGTCGCTGTCTGTGTCTTTTTTCTCATTTCACATTCTCACGCAAACGCGTGCTTTGGCACGGGTGTGCCGCAGAGGTAAACTGATGGTGTACCATCTGAGGCCCACGACATTGTCTTCCTAAAAGGAATAAaaggtgtgtgcatgtgtgcctctgcgaagggggaggggcggcggcggctccgtCATCTttgccacagagagagaggtgcgggACGGAAGGAGGGAATGAGTGGCGGGGTGGGGACAGAGTGCGGAAAGTGCGTGTTGCTCGTGTTTGCTATGGACGTTAAAAAGGGGATGAGATGGCGGAGTATCGTCGCTTGAGGTGCACTTGTGCAttgcgtgcgcatgtgtgtcaCTACCCATGCACCTttgcgccttttctctctcgtgtttGGGTGTCTCCTGCGGGGCATGTGAATGTGCCTGTAGCCGAATCGATGTTCAACGGCTGCACGTTACCCTtgtctctgcttctctgtcCTTTACGTAcacctgtgtgtgcctgGAGGTGCTCAGCCGCCATTGTTCGCTCCAGCGGGTTCGTCCGCATACCTCAGTCTTGCCGATGAAGCTCTTTATCGCCTGCGCACGTCCCCCAAAGGAGCCCTGTCTCGTTGTTTCGCTTCAAAGAAAAATAATTCGTCAAGTCTTTAGTTATTTCCTTTTGGACTCGTCGCTCGGCCGCGTGTATTCCTTGGCGCGGATCAGTGTGGGCGAgtttttgtgtttgtgtgtgtttcttgtCGATGGTTATCTTGATATGTTACTGTTGCGAAGGCCGTGCAGTGTCTGCTGCtttgtctgcgtgcgtgagCGCACCTCAAgttttcctctgctgccttcctGATGGCTGGGGGACCCCCTCAGTGCCTGGTATTCAGGACCTAGGACCCACtttgtgtggggaagccaagcagagCCCCCCTATCATCTGTCCATGCCAAACCGCTTCTGGCGCTGAC
This DNA window, taken from Leishmania panamensis strain MHOM/PA/94/PSC-1 chromosome 34 sequence, encodes the following:
- a CDS encoding DNA replication licensing factor MCM9, putative (TriTrypDB/GeneDB-style sysID: LpmP.34.4760), which translates into the protein MEITDAMKERLRYFFVHHSEPPHPLLTHDGANASVLPRTSGSTAVAAAGGRSVFIQEVDCMKLLNVCPEVGCALLGQTTTVMDALRVECAALCKEAGQTDILSSSISIRLTHLPVVMTGLPSVPPARGQLVQLCGSIIRMSTKRVVPYASRLMCPRCRDTIEIFTNPFDRATETKTQCSQPACKHEPMQVISQVWMDYAECRLQQRSNQSGRLPRSVLVTLDDELSMKCSVGQFVEVVGLAFPKWRHVFPSSRPTIEPAIWAINVLPMEAYRGAATTTSGAPGLRRRNGKTDRPKFNPEHFFTSFCKNKRKRGVTLTRSVCPHLSGLFAPRLAVLLSALGGTSTTGKTSMHVRNTIHCLYVGDPSTGKTQLLRFAAAIAPRSTSTTGMGSTSAGLTVAAAKEHGEWVLEPGALVLSDGGSCIIDELRTVSPADRASLHEAMEQQTISVAKGGLVTKLRTACAVLSACNPPARRGGRTEIGVGGPLLSRFDFIFLLWDTPQPEVDARIASHMLRANTGAQTSLEEDELTVEEVARYLWWVRTQYGAADGPLLSDSAADLLGRYYEIQRQRGASPSLDDAVPVTVRFLESLVRLAQAHAKLHLQTVCTLEDAAMAVFLMERTAYSLKCPLDAVEPGVCSSSRELDEVFLSDDHESLAQQDAVLSAIIDVIFHYQLPSADSFNGAETRGEGEIALADLPFMRAMRITDASQYRNSSLPTGNVVSEDDEANGSLLTQRKVLSASLHAKTLVAISSAERLAEEVGRTSGTAYSVARYAGSSIELAADSSPTTVAALLRSQHMRQSVSVAAAVAVPGVPSALPASQSRPLPAHVEAEKVPEYTELWTGKRPREEAEDEVLLTDSDHQSTPSSAPLSQPVPARPLPSPSLSIPETSSPPYSLRSNGTRKRSAEDIMRSLRFHP
- a CDS encoding tubulin tyrosine ligase, putative (TriTrypDB/GeneDB-style sysID: LpmP.34.4770); translation: MSASANAFPALPDTFKLPSVATVTRKPVRVVRQTRALPAMTRGLVAPAPSSTPSLYPQSLWWDAQQGNEDTDKMTRKRTYWASDYPPIVVGKYVTDPTGKDFSDPRYVPAGTAARSRSSSRTIVKSDASTVALSRVASSVTTYSSCTTTSSTVQGSEEDEENAAMQIAVKRKLLTVVVPIYPSSAASFFFPTSYVHSSRDSTDWRGLPKKINDDLHPDDRTNVSLSFVSVRENNLNRMGLYKIGPGAVAFSAVIKAFEAGGLRYTDSNKDFNILWAKRATVYTLSSLNAYQKVNHFPGTWGVGRKDRLASNIRRMQRFFSDDAFDIVPKSFLIPQDEAELRRDAEMNPGTPEKPLIYIVKPGASSCGRGIHLFKGVPPMPRGVGREKEMVCQRYIGNPLLIYGRKFDLRLYCVVTSFDPLRIYLFDEGLVRFAAKKYRGPDQDLDNIHVHLTNYSVNKTAELSKESNGKDYDSDDPLDIKWCLSDFKRHLASHHPLGLDAWYRIQSECEDVVIKTFLSIEHSVVEEVTRNCADSSGRNCFELFGLDLMADTNLKVRLLEVNIMPSLATASSLDKAVKSRMLAHLLTLVRVIPYRRDSQLDPDNAEGTYVPRGIQRQAGERTYKFGKHPFPSLRILERPLLTTFNDPRNEDSLLSKAELLMLREYEEELQCAGGFRCVYPVGHTVERYLPYFSHGVRRSNYLLASAAVMRSQLPPHQRLFE
- a CDS encoding hypothetical protein (TriTrypDB/GeneDB-style sysID: LpmP.34.4780) produces the protein MLDYLIPIGMALAGVFIMMFIFQNISTSEIGSDSIVPARKPRSKRSQRPSQKYTDDVLDLATEQLIACEVARNPSGMITDSKTVTPQTLDSIRGRRQAKEEGQRTQTHAKVSERQKQSAKDQGFKVVENLKGLPKQQHQQEKPQFESESATSIEDLDRKLSLFFKTNGSRKVKEVNLKEEVPAESGLNRGHVVLKGDLSKAKCW